The Cellulomonas wangleii genome includes a region encoding these proteins:
- the dop gene encoding depupylase/deamidase Dop has protein sequence MTVRRVMGIETEYGVLQPGRPLANPMLLSSHVVAVHAAAREAGRSRARWDYDDEDPLHDARGFHLQRAAAHPSMLTDSPTVPAPSGDGPQAMPRSEGEEYEDPGAANVILTNGARLYVDHAHPEYSSPEVTSPLDAVRWDRAGELVMLESVRRLAASPALPDVTLYKNNVDGKGATYGTHENYLVERSVPFADLVAGLTTFLVTRQVFTGAGRVGLGQRGEHPGFQLSQRADYIEAEVGLETTLRRPIVNTRDEPHADPTRWRRLHVIIGDATMLEPATYLRLGTTSLVLWLLEQATAGGPGRRAAQRVERLALRDPVQAVHRVSHDLGLGERLELADGRRLTALELQTEYLAAVREALDAAGGAPDDQTRDVLARWGSLLERLGTEPASCAREVEWLAKLRLLDGMRRRDGLAWDHPRLAAVDLQWSDVRPERGLYHRLAAAGAVELLVTPQEVADAVRHPPQDTRAYFRGEAVARYGSEISAASWDSVVFDVPGAQTLQRVPMRDPLRGTRAHVGELLDRSPDARSLLAALGG, from the coding sequence GTGACCGTGCGCCGCGTGATGGGCATCGAGACCGAGTACGGCGTGCTGCAGCCGGGCCGGCCGCTGGCGAACCCCATGCTGCTGTCCAGCCACGTGGTGGCCGTGCACGCGGCTGCGCGCGAGGCGGGCCGCTCGCGGGCGCGGTGGGACTACGACGACGAGGACCCGTTGCACGACGCGCGGGGGTTCCACCTGCAGCGCGCCGCCGCGCACCCGTCGATGCTGACGGACTCGCCGACGGTCCCGGCGCCGTCGGGTGACGGCCCGCAGGCCATGCCACGGTCCGAGGGCGAGGAGTACGAGGACCCGGGCGCCGCGAACGTGATCCTCACCAACGGGGCGCGGCTGTACGTCGACCACGCGCACCCCGAGTACTCCTCGCCCGAGGTGACGTCCCCCCTCGACGCGGTGCGGTGGGACCGGGCCGGCGAGCTCGTCATGCTCGAGTCGGTGCGCCGGCTCGCGGCGAGCCCCGCCCTGCCCGACGTCACGCTGTACAAGAACAACGTCGACGGCAAGGGCGCCACCTACGGCACGCACGAGAACTACCTCGTCGAGCGCTCCGTCCCGTTCGCGGACCTGGTCGCGGGCCTGACGACGTTCCTGGTGACGCGCCAGGTCTTCACCGGCGCGGGCCGGGTCGGGCTGGGGCAGCGCGGCGAGCACCCGGGGTTCCAGCTGTCGCAGCGCGCGGACTACATCGAGGCGGAGGTGGGCCTGGAGACGACGCTGCGCCGTCCGATCGTCAACACCCGCGACGAGCCGCACGCCGACCCCACCCGCTGGCGGCGGCTGCACGTCATCATCGGCGACGCCACCATGCTGGAGCCGGCGACGTACCTGCGGCTCGGGACGACGTCGCTCGTCCTCTGGCTCCTGGAGCAGGCCACGGCGGGCGGCCCCGGGCGTCGAGCGGCGCAGCGCGTCGAGCGGCTGGCGCTGCGCGACCCGGTGCAGGCCGTGCACCGGGTCAGCCACGACCTCGGGCTGGGCGAGCGGCTCGAGCTGGCCGACGGGCGACGGCTGACGGCCCTCGAGCTCCAGACGGAGTACCTGGCGGCGGTCCGCGAGGCGCTCGACGCCGCCGGCGGCGCGCCCGACGACCAGACGCGTGACGTCCTCGCGCGCTGGGGGTCGCTGCTGGAGCGGCTGGGGACCGAGCCCGCGTCCTGCGCACGGGAGGTCGAGTGGCTCGCGAAGCTGCGCCTGCTCGACGGCATGCGCCGGCGGGACGGTCTGGCCTGGGACCACCCCCGCCTGGCCGCCGTGGACCTGCAGTGGTCGGACGTGCGCCCCGAGCGAGGTCTGTACCACCGGCTCGCGGCCGCCGGGGCGGTCGAGCTGCTGGTGACGCCGCAGGAGGTGGCCGACGCGGTGCGGCACCCGCCCCAGGACACCCGGGCGTACTTCCGCGGGGAGGCCGTGGCACGCTACGGCTCCGAGATCTCGGCGGCGAGCTGGGACTCGGTGGTGTTCGACGTGCCCGGCGCCCAGACGCTGCAGCGCGTGCCGATGCGGGACCCGTTGCGTGGCACCCGGGCGCACGTGGGGGAGCTGCTGGACCGCAGCCCGGACGCCCGCTCGCTGCTGGCGGCACTCGGCGGCTGA